GTTCATCGCCGAACTCATCCGGCAACGCGGCCATCAGGTCCTGGTGATCGACGCCGGCACGCTGGATCCACCGAAGTTTAGCCCGGACATTCCCCGGCAGGAGGTCGCCGCCGCCGCGGGGGCGGACCTCGCGGCCCTCGCCGCCAGGAGGGATCGAGGCCAAGCCGTGGCCGCGATGTCGAAAGGCGCTCCCATCGTCCTTGCTCGATTGGCCGAGGAACACAAGATCGACGGCGTGATTTCACTCGGTGGCGGTGGCGGGACGGCAATTGCCACGGCTGCCATGCGAGCGCTTCCAATTGGTTTTCCCAAGGTCATGGTCTCGACACTCGCGAGCGGGAACACGGCGCAATACGTCGGGGTGAAAGATATCGTGATGTTCCCCGCGATTGTCGATGTCTCGGGGATTAACCGGATTTCGCGACAGATTTTGACCCGAGCAGCAGGTGCGATTTGCGGCATGGTCGAGGCCAAAGTGCCGCCGGGCGAGGACAAGCCGATCATCGTCGCCAGCATGTTTGGCAACACGACGGCCTGCGTGCAACGCGCCCAGAAACTCCTCGAACAAGCCGGTTATGAGGTGCTCGTGTTCCACGCCACCGGCGTCGGGGGACGGACCATGGAATCGCTCATTGAATCGGGAATCGTGGCCGGGGTGCTGGACATCACGACCACCGAGTGGGCGGACGAATTGGCAGGAGGCTTTTTGACCGCTGGCCCGACCCGTCTGGAGGCCGCGGCCAAACACGCGGTGCCCGCAATCGTCGCGCCCGGCTGTTTGGACATGGTCAATTTCTACGGGCCCGAATCGGTCCCCGCCAAATTCCAGGGCCGGACTTTTTACCCCCACAATCCGCAGGTCACCCTGATGCGCACCACGCCCGAAGAATGCGCCCAACTGGGAAGAATCCTCGCGGAAAAGCTGAATCTGTCGAAAGGTCCGGTCACGGTGCTGATCCCCGACAAAGCCATCAGCGTCATCAGCGCGCCCGGCCAGAAGTTCCACGATCCGGAAGCTGATCGCGCTCTGTTCGACAATCTCAAGTCACATCTCCGAAAGGACATCGAGGTCATCGAATCGGACTGCGAAATCAACGACGCGCGCTTCGCCGACCTTTGCGCCCACACCTTGCTGAGAAATATTGGGCAACAGGCCAACCGCACTGACTGAGGTTAAGAACGCCAACGCTGTAACGACTTCCTTTGCGCCTTCGCTCGGTTGGATTATTGTCCTGTCTAATGAAGCGTCGAAATCAAATTTCTCCGGCGGATCGTGGCGCCCCATATCGACCAGGTTGTTCCAGGGGTGCGCGCCGGTCAGGTAAATCGCCTGGCCGCTCCCATCCCTGAAATAGCGCGGGTTGGCCGGGCTGGCGCGCAACGGGCCGCGGGCGGGCGCGGCTGCGATCAGCGGCGTGGTCAAACGCTGACCACTCCGTCGTATCTATTCGTTATTGAAACAACCTGTTCCCCGTAAG
This window of the Verrucomicrobiota bacterium genome carries:
- a CDS encoding UPF0261 family protein; protein product: MPTIAVLGTLDTKGEEHRFIAELIRQRGHQVLVIDAGTLDPPKFSPDIPRQEVAAAAGADLAALAARRDRGQAVAAMSKGAPIVLARLAEEHKIDGVISLGGGGGTAIATAAMRALPIGFPKVMVSTLASGNTAQYVGVKDIVMFPAIVDVSGINRISRQILTRAAGAICGMVEAKVPPGEDKPIIVASMFGNTTACVQRAQKLLEQAGYEVLVFHATGVGGRTMESLIESGIVAGVLDITTTEWADELAGGFLTAGPTRLEAAAKHAVPAIVAPGCLDMVNFYGPESVPAKFQGRTFYPHNPQVTLMRTTPEECAQLGRILAEKLNLSKGPVTVLIPDKAISVISAPGQKFHDPEADRALFDNLKSHLRKDIEVIESDCEINDARFADLCAHTLLRNIGQQANRTD